A stretch of Roseibium porphyridii DNA encodes these proteins:
- a CDS encoding ABC transporter substrate-binding protein: MLMNTVRAGLFVTAAMFAGPLAALELKETPGLDPALPPVAERLPSEPLVVDLESKGRTVGKHGGAIDTLIGRAKDVRLINVWGYARLVGYNDKLELLPDILEDVEVEDGRIFTFHTREGHKWSDGHPFGAEDFRYYFEDIVSNEKLTPSGLPPFLVVNGKGPKFEVVDETTVRFTWDEPNPLFLPELAKARPPFIYRPAHYLKQFHEKYGDPDFITKEAAKVKARNWAPLHAKRDDMYNARNVALPSLQPWVRMRDDSDLRFILERNPYYHRVDSTGQQLPYVDNVIMTVADGKLIPAKTQAGESDLQARNLSFSDITVLKKGEKQNDYVTALWSNTKGSEISILPNFTVKDPEWRALFRDNRFRHALSLGIDRNLINRVLFFGLGTPGNDTILSASPLYKPEYTTKWAEYDPDKANELLDEIGLTKRDDEGTRLLPDGRPIEIIVETAGEAQVQDDALELVGEMWGELGIKLFAKPSQRDNLRERAITGQLVMSVWWGLENGIPTSEMPPEDLAPVHGDVLSWHAWGDYYETQGEGGEKPDWAPAERLMELYKSWLVSKTPEERTKIWDEMLQIHANETIRIGLVSGVRQPVAIKNVENVPLEGIYGWDPGAHFGIHRMDEFYLTN; the protein is encoded by the coding sequence ATGCTTATGAACACCGTAAGGGCCGGTCTGTTTGTGACCGCTGCCATGTTCGCGGGGCCTTTGGCCGCGCTGGAACTGAAGGAAACGCCAGGGCTCGACCCGGCACTTCCACCGGTGGCCGAAAGGCTTCCATCCGAACCGCTTGTCGTGGATCTCGAATCCAAGGGCCGCACGGTCGGCAAACACGGCGGTGCCATCGACACACTTATTGGACGCGCCAAGGATGTGCGTCTGATCAATGTCTGGGGCTACGCACGCCTCGTTGGCTATAACGACAAGCTGGAGCTGCTGCCCGACATTCTTGAAGATGTTGAAGTGGAAGATGGACGCATTTTCACGTTTCACACCCGTGAAGGCCACAAATGGTCCGATGGACATCCTTTTGGAGCCGAAGACTTCCGTTACTATTTTGAGGACATTGTCAGCAATGAAAAGTTGACACCCTCCGGTTTGCCGCCGTTTCTTGTTGTGAACGGCAAAGGTCCGAAGTTCGAGGTGGTGGACGAGACCACCGTTCGTTTCACGTGGGATGAGCCCAATCCGCTGTTCCTGCCGGAACTTGCTAAAGCCCGGCCTCCGTTTATCTATCGCCCGGCGCATTATCTGAAACAGTTTCATGAGAAATACGGCGATCCGGACTTCATCACCAAGGAAGCTGCCAAGGTAAAAGCGCGCAACTGGGCACCGCTTCATGCCAAAAGAGACGACATGTACAACGCCCGGAATGTCGCGCTTCCAAGCCTTCAGCCCTGGGTGCGCATGCGCGACGACAGCGATCTTCGGTTCATTCTGGAACGCAATCCATATTACCATCGGGTCGACAGCACCGGACAACAGTTGCCTTATGTCGACAACGTCATCATGACGGTGGCTGACGGCAAGCTGATCCCGGCGAAAACGCAAGCCGGCGAGAGTGACCTGCAGGCCAGAAACTTGAGCTTCTCAGATATCACCGTCCTGAAAAAGGGTGAGAAGCAGAACGACTACGTGACGGCGCTGTGGTCCAATACCAAGGGCTCCGAAATTTCCATTCTTCCGAACTTCACAGTGAAGGATCCCGAGTGGCGCGCGCTGTTCCGTGACAATCGCTTCCGCCACGCATTGTCGCTCGGCATCGACCGCAATCTGATCAATCGTGTTCTGTTCTTCGGTCTTGGTACGCCAGGCAACGACACGATCCTTTCGGCAAGCCCGCTTTACAAGCCTGAGTACACGACCAAGTGGGCCGAATATGACCCGGACAAGGCCAATGAGCTGCTGGATGAAATTGGTCTGACGAAGCGCGACGACGAAGGCACGCGCCTTCTGCCGGATGGCAGGCCGATCGAAATCATCGTGGAGACAGCAGGCGAAGCCCAGGTGCAGGACGATGCATTGGAACTGGTGGGTGAGATGTGGGGTGAACTCGGCATCAAACTGTTCGCCAAACCGAGCCAGCGCGACAACCTGCGTGAACGGGCAATCACCGGTCAGCTGGTCATGTCGGTCTGGTGGGGTCTTGAGAACGGTATTCCAACTTCAGAAATGCCACCGGAAGACCTTGCGCCGGTTCATGGAGATGTTTTGTCTTGGCACGCCTGGGGTGACTACTACGAGACACAGGGAGAGGGTGGCGAAAAGCCGGATTGGGCGCCTGCCGAGCGTTTGATGGAACTCTACAAGTCCTGGCTCGTCTCCAAGACACCCGAAGAGCGCACAAAGATCTGGGATGAGATGCTCCAGATCCATGCCAACGAGACAATCCGCATTGGTCTTGTCTCCGGCGTTCGCCAGCCAGTTGCGATCAAGAATGTGGAAAATGTCCCGCTTGAAGGCATCTATGGCTGGGATCCGGGCGCGCATTTTGGAATTCATCGTATGGATGAGTTCTATCTGACGAACTGA
- a CDS encoding ABC transporter ATP-binding protein — MNVLSIEGLTVDFNTAEGRVRAVDDVSFVVPENRTVALVGESGSGKTVISQTIMGLLPQAAEISSGKVILADPTGEEPPVDIAALERKGPQMRHLRGNRVAIIFQEPMTSLSPLHTIGDQIGEAALLHRNVSRAEASELTKTMLSLVKFPDPERALETYPFELSGGLRQRAMIAMAMICRPALLIADEPTTALDVTIQAEILKLIREVQSELRMSVLMITHDFGVVANMADEIAVIYHGRIMEKGTAQQLFSDPKHDYLKALLNAVPSFHMDKDERLVPIRPIVLKSEELTSNRPHCDVAPGEPLVEMRNVTKQFTLRKGSFFGAKAKTLTALDDISLTIRRGECLGLVGESGSGKTTAAKAILRAIGIEGGQVLYNRGKGLEDVANLSGADLMDYRRRVQLIFQDPFSSLNPRMTINDTLMEPLEVHGVGTPKERAERARNLMNLVGLDPRFLRRYPHSFSGGQRQRIGIARALTLNPEFILCDEPTSALDVSVQAQILNLLQDLKRDLNLTYLFVSHNLAVVDYVADRIAVMCRGRLVEIGETRTVVGNPLHPYTKALLSAVPEPDLSAPLDFAALDANNASEPQLWPEPFRLVDGQEPLLVEMEPDHFVCAPGLKNTGAQEGTAA; from the coding sequence TAATACAGCAGAAGGCCGCGTGCGTGCTGTCGATGATGTGTCGTTTGTCGTTCCCGAAAACCGGACTGTCGCGCTGGTAGGGGAATCGGGGTCCGGCAAGACCGTTATTTCGCAGACAATCATGGGGCTGTTGCCTCAGGCAGCGGAGATCTCGTCCGGCAAGGTAATTCTGGCAGATCCGACAGGCGAAGAACCACCCGTGGACATCGCGGCTCTGGAACGCAAGGGGCCGCAAATGCGGCATCTGCGCGGAAATCGTGTTGCGATTATTTTTCAAGAACCGATGACATCACTCTCGCCGCTCCACACGATCGGAGACCAGATCGGCGAAGCCGCCCTGTTGCACAGGAATGTTTCCAGGGCAGAGGCAAGCGAACTGACCAAGACAATGCTCAGTCTCGTCAAGTTTCCCGATCCTGAGAGAGCGCTCGAAACATATCCCTTTGAGTTGTCCGGTGGCTTGCGCCAACGAGCCATGATCGCGATGGCGATGATCTGCCGGCCCGCATTGTTGATCGCCGATGAGCCGACAACGGCTCTCGATGTTACGATCCAGGCGGAAATTCTGAAGTTGATCCGTGAAGTTCAATCGGAACTGCGCATGTCCGTTCTGATGATCACCCACGATTTCGGTGTTGTTGCCAATATGGCTGACGAGATCGCAGTGATTTATCATGGGCGGATCATGGAGAAAGGTACTGCACAGCAGCTTTTTTCCGATCCGAAGCACGACTACCTGAAAGCGCTTTTGAACGCGGTTCCAAGCTTTCACATGGACAAGGATGAACGGCTGGTGCCGATCCGGCCCATTGTTCTGAAATCGGAAGAGCTGACGAGCAACAGGCCCCACTGCGACGTGGCGCCAGGCGAGCCGCTGGTTGAAATGCGGAATGTGACCAAGCAGTTCACGCTGCGCAAGGGGTCATTCTTCGGGGCCAAGGCCAAGACCCTGACCGCTCTGGACGATATCAGCCTGACCATTCGCCGCGGAGAATGCCTTGGTCTGGTCGGCGAATCCGGATCAGGCAAGACAACAGCCGCAAAGGCCATATTGAGGGCCATAGGTATCGAGGGCGGTCAGGTTCTCTACAACCGCGGCAAAGGACTGGAAGACGTCGCCAATCTGAGTGGCGCGGATTTGATGGATTACCGTCGCCGGGTTCAATTGATATTCCAGGATCCGTTTTCCTCGCTCAACCCGCGCATGACCATCAACGACACGCTGATGGAGCCCTTGGAAGTGCATGGTGTCGGTACGCCGAAGGAGCGCGCGGAACGCGCGCGCAATCTCATGAACCTTGTCGGTCTCGATCCGCGGTTCCTGAGACGGTATCCGCATTCCTTTTCCGGAGGTCAAAGGCAGCGCATCGGTATTGCCAGAGCGCTGACGCTCAACCCGGAATTCATCTTGTGTGATGAGCCGACGTCGGCACTGGATGTTTCTGTCCAGGCGCAAATCCTCAATTTGCTTCAGGACCTGAAGCGAGATCTCAATCTCACTTACCTTTTTGTCAGTCACAACCTTGCCGTTGTCGATTATGTTGCCGACAGGATCGCAGTCATGTGCCGCGGCCGTTTGGTTGAAATTGGTGAGACGCGAACTGTGGTTGGCAACCCGCTTCATCCTTATACAAAAGCGCTCTTGTCCGCGGTACCGGAACCGGACCTGTCAGCGCCACTTGATTTTGCCGCCCTGGATGCGAACAACGCATCAGAGCCGCAACTTTGGCCGGAACCATTCCGCCTTGTAGACGGTCAGGAACCGTTGCTTGTGGAAATGGAACCGGATCACTTTGTCTGCGCACCTGGCCTAAAGAACACTGGGGCGCAAGAGGGGACAGCTGCATAA